The bacterium nucleotide sequence GTGATAAAGTGGAAGCAATAATAGATAAGATTTATGATTTTATAGTGAGTGAGGATTGTTACGGCAGTAATTTGCGGACAATAGTGGAAGATATAGAAAAAGGGTATGTTACATCTCAAACAAAAATATCATCTGAAATATTAGAAGAAAGGCTTAAGTCATTAGAAAAAGGGTTTAAATTAAGAGAGATAAGGAAGTATATTTTAAACAATAAAGACCAACTAGCCAATCTTTTTGAAGAGGATATAAAAAATCGTTTAGAAGAACCACAAAGAATAGATTGCTCACTTGAAATAGAAATAGGAAAAGAAGGAATTACATTTCGTATTATATTATGGGTGGGGGTTCTTGTTAATATTATAGTTATAGATGATGATGTTCCTCCCGAAACAAAGGCTGTCTTAAGGGAAAAAGAGGCATTTTTAGCAATGGAGAAGAATCTTATTAAAGAATGTTTTGGAAAGTGTGTGGCAATTATAAATGGTAAAATAGCTGGCATTGGCGATAATGAAATAGAATTGGCTATTAAGATTTATAAAGAGCGTGGTTATATTCCAATGTATCTTACAAAAGTTGGTGAGAAAGAAAGGGTTATCAGAATTCCATCACCCAGGATAAGATTGTAGTGAAATATAATTATCTTCCTATTCCCTTATATCCAGATTCTCCACTTGCCCCAATTTTAGAGATAGAGGTTTGTGATCCACTTCAGAAAAAGAAGGAAAGGGGGATATGCTTGTTGGATACAGGTGCAGATATGACAGTTATTCCAAATAGAATTATTGTGGCATTGGAGCTTAACCCAGCAACAACTGTTCGTTGCACAGACTATAAAGGAGAGGAAAAAGAACGAGGTGTATATATAGTTAGGATATTCTTAGGAAATTTTGAACTTTTTTGTGGCTTTTGCACAGAAACCAGAGAGGACATAGGTCTTATTGGAAGGGATATATTGAATCAATGGGTTGCTCTATTTGATGGACCTAAGCAGGAATTTTCTCTAAAACAATGAGAGAGATTAATCTAAAGGATAAAATCCTTGGCCTAGAAGGGTTAGATATTATTTTAAAAAACAAGCCTTTAGAATACGGTATTGACCCTAACCAAGGCTATAATATCCTTGTCAAGGGACTGCCAGGAACAGGAAAAACTACCTTTGGGCTTGCATTGCTTGATGAGCTTTCTAAAAAGAATAATAAAAAAGCAGAGGTTCTTACTATGCTTGAGAAAGGATATCAGATTTTTGAGATATGTAGAATATTTGGTTTCTTTGAGATGCATAAGAGATTAGAAGATAGAGAAATAAAGGATAGGCTTGTGGTGACTGAGGGAGACCATAGAAGATTTGCCGATTTGGACTTTATGCTTGGGAAAGAAGCTATAAGGTATTTAATGATAGATGGGATTAGTGCTGTAAAATATAGACCACTTAAGGAGCAGATGACATTCCATGGAAAAATAGAGGAGATTCTTGATGAGTTAAAAAAAAGGGGGGCTTTCACTATTATTGTATCAGAGGAGCCAAGGGAGACAGAGGATAGATTTTTTGAATATATTGTGGATGGGATAATTCATCTTTCAGTTGAGGGAAGGGAGCGCTATCTTGAAATATCCAAGCTTAGATGGAAGGATTATTATCTAGGAAAGCATAGCCTTAGGCTCCAATCAGTAGAAAGATTTCCTGAAAACTACGGAGTTTCCATATTTCCTTCCATAAGGTGCTATTTCCCAGAGTCCAGAAAGATAAAGAAAGCATCTAAAATACCATCGGGTATTTGTGGGTTTGATAGACTAGTAGGAGAAGGGTTCTTGCCAGGTGAAATAATTCTTTTAATGGGAGAACCTGGCTCAGGAAAGACCACCTTTGGAATGCAATTTCTTAAACAAAAGAGTGGTGGCAAAAGCCTTTGCATATCCCTTGAATATACCCTTGAAGAAATCAAACAAATATATGATAGCTTTAAAGATGAAGGTCTAAAAGAATTTATACAAGGTGAAGATGAAAATTATTTATTTGTCTATTTCAATCCTTCTGATAGTGACTTCCTATTGGATGAATTTAGTAGTAAAATCATTTCTATAGTAAAGACCCATAATATAAGTAGGGTCTTGATTGATAGCGTATCCTCTCTAAAAAATAGATTTACGAACATTGGAGAATATGCAAGTTATATCTCATCTTTAATTAGGGTGCTTAAAAATCTTAATGTTACATCAATCCTAATCTGGGAAATGTCCTCATATTTCCCATCCCTTGCTTCTCTTGAAACATATAACTCTGAAGAGGTTGATACAATAATTGCCTTAAGGCACTATGATTTTAATAATGCTATATCCCGTGGATTGGTGGTCTTAAAATCCCTTGGAAAGGAGCAGAATGTAGCCCTACAGAATATGTATATAACCCCTAATAAAGGGCTGTATCTGGAAGAGAAAGGGTGGGCTAAGATAGGATTGCTTAGTGGACAACCTGAAAGTATTAGTGAGGCTAAATTATTCTTTAAGTTTTTCTATCAAAGCAAATCCCACCATGAGGTAGAAGAGGGTGTGTTTGAGGAATTTAAGGGTAGATATCCTAAGGAAACATTTACAAAAGTCCTTAAGACTAACCCATCACCAACCCACTGGAGTTTTAAGGGTTATTATGGGGCTGGCCATTCTAATACCAAAGTTATTTCTGCAAGGAAGTATGTAATGGATATGCTCAGGAAAAATGGGACCTTAACTCCTTTGCCAGAGGATATTTATAATAAATATAGAGAAAGGTTTGAAAGCACTCTTCTTCGGAAGGATAAAGATTACAAAGAATCTTGTATGGTTCCTTACTATGCAGATGTAGGTGTTTTGGTTTATCAAAAGGTATTTTTATTGGCTTTAACAGAAGGGATAACCATAGAAAATGCAAAGAAGGAAATGGAAGATAAAGGAAAGGTGGTACAATACCCAAAAAATTGGGATGAAGTAAAAGCATTAAAGGAGAAGTTTCTTGGAAGGAAGGATGAATTTAGACAGGGAGGAATTTATTATCTCCTTATAATACCCAATACAGTAGCTGATACAAGACAATTTATGACCTTCTTTTTGGAACTATTATTGGCACATGGAGGAAAAATGGGGCCTTTTGAAACTGTCTATTGCACAGATTTAGATGAATGTCGGAATGTCCTTATTGAAAATATCCAAAGTCCAAAATTTGCAGAGACTTTAGAGTTTATGAAGGATTTGGTTGGTGATGGAAGGGCAGTGCCAAATCCAAATATCGGGGGTAATTATCATTACTCTATCCTTTCAAGAAGGTGGTATGGAAAGATGGAGTTGTTTGAGAAAGATAAGAGAGAATTAGAGAAAAAAGGAAAAAAACTTGATTTCTCAATTGCCCCCTTGCCAGAAATTAAAAGTGAAATAGGAAGCTTTTCTTGTCTTGATTTGTATTTTTTGGGGATAATAAAGGGTGCCCTTGCTCCAGAAACAGGATGGATGTTTATCAATGAATTATTAGAGTTTTATGTGGACATTGGACAATGCGAACAAAGGCGAGGTCTTCCTATTGTTAAAAAGGAGGTTTATGGCTCAGACTTATTGAAAACTTCTTTGCGTCTTGATTACAGTGTTATAAACTCTATACTTTTTCCTGATGATGGAAAGAGAAAAATTACAACATTTAGAACATCTGATATCCCTTATTACTATTATATTGAGCGTTTGCTTGCACCCATCATTAAAAATATCTTTGTTGAAGGCAGTTCTTCTGAGAAGATTCAAGAAGATATTGTGAAGGAGCTTAATAATAAATTTGTAGAGTCTTATCTTTCATCCATATAATTTTGAAGCACAACCTCTATCTATACTTGGTTTATTTAGAAAAAATAAAAGCACAAGGATGGAGTTTATGGAGCTTATAAAAAATGTATCTTCTTGACAAAAATTCTGATAATACAGAGCTTTGCCTAGGAATAGCAAGGGATGGAGCAATTGCCAGAGGGATAAATGATATTATTGTTGCCTCAACCACAGGAAAAACAGGCTTAATTGCTGTAAGGATGCTTCAAGGAAGCGGGATAAACCTTATTATCGTAACCCATAATGTTGGATTTAAGGAAGAGGGAGCCTATGAGTTAAGTAATGAAAAAAGGCTGGAGATAATTGGATTTGGAGCAAAAATTCTTACTGGAACAATGGTTTTAAGGGGATTAGGAGCAGCAATAAGGGATAAGGGGGGATATACACAAGAGCAGATTGTTGCAGATGCTTTAAGGATATTCGGACAGGGTGCAAAGGTATGCTGTGAGATAACCGCTATGGCAGCGGATAGTGGGCTTATTGGAACAAAAGAGGTAATAGCTGTTGCAGGAACAGGACACGGTGCTGATTGTGTCTGTGTAATCAAGCCTGCCTCGTCCAATAAATTCTTTGAAATGAGGGTAATTGAAATATTGGCAAAGCCAAGATGAAGCCCTTGTCTTTGCTTCTTGATTTCTTTTTGCCTTCTGATTGCAAGCTCTGTAAATTACCACTTGAATATGATGAAACATATATTTGCAAGGTTTGCTTTTCAAAGGTAGAAGAAATTAAGCCTCCGCTATGCAGAAGGTGTGGAAGACCATCTTTTTCTATTTTCTGCCTTGAATGTAGAAGAAAAAGGAGGTATTTTAAAAGGGCTATGTTTTGTGGGGTATTTAGTGGTGTTCTAAAAGAGGCAATACATATATTCAAGTATGAAAAGAAGGAAGGCCTTTCAAAGGAGCTTGGCAATCTGATGTGTAAGGCATTGGATAAGGCAGGGTGGAATGTTGATGTAATTGCCTCTGTTCCACTCCATAAGAAGAAAGAAAGGGCTCGTGGTTTTAACCAAACAGGGCTTTTGGCAGAGATAATAAGCAAAAAGAGAAATATCCCACTTTTTAATGGGCTTATAAAAAAGATTGATACCCCATCACAGGTTGGATTGCTTTATAATGAAAGGAGGGCAAATATAATAGATTGCTTTACATTAAAGGATAAGGATAGGATAAGGGACAAATCTATTCTTTTGATAGATGATGTTATGACAACAGGGACAACAATAGAGGAATGTAGCAAGACCCTTTTATCCTCTGGTTGCAGAGATGTATATGTCCTTTGCCTTGCCTGTACTATTGGGGAGTCGTCTAGTGGTAGGACACAAGACTCTGGATCTTGCTGCGGAGGTTCGAATCCTCCCTCCCCAGAATTTACAGATAAAGAAGGAGATGGGTAAAAGGAGGATTCGAAGCCCGAAGCGAAGCGAAGGGCCGACACAAGAGATTTTGTTAGGCGAAAAAGGAGATGAGCGACTTTTGAGCCTTAGAAAATCCTTGGGGAGAGCCCTCCCTCCCCAGGGTTTGAAGAATAACAAAATAATGATATTTTTAGAAAATAGCAGATATAGACAAAAAAAGCAGCAATTTTTTATACTATTTTTATGAAGAAGATAATCCCTTTGCTTTTTTCTATATTTATGTTTCCAGATATTGACTGGAATTTTCAGGTTCCCTCTGGCCTTTCCATAGATAAAGCTGATAGGATATATGTTGCTTCCTCTGGAAGCTGCAGGATAAAAAGGTATGCAAGCGATGGAAGGCTTTCTCTTGAGTTTGGAGAAAGGGGAGAAGATGATGGATACCTTGATGGGCCAATGGATGTAGCTGTAAATTCCAAAGGTGATATATATGTAGCTGATACCTGGAATAACAGGATTTCTGTATTTTCTCCTGACGGCACATTTAAGATGAATATCGGTGGCTTGGGAGAGGGAAAAGGAAGGTTTAAGTATCCAAATTCTATAGCCATTGATAAAGACGATTATCTCTATGTTGTTGATTCTGGAAATGCTGTAATTCAAAAATTTTCTTCTAATGGAAGATTTATTATGGAATTTGGAAAGAAAGAGGGTTTAAAATGGCCTTGTGGAATAGCAATAGATGAGGATTTATATATTTCTGACACAGGGAATAATAGGATTATGAGGTTTTCTCAGGATGGAGGGTTTATTGAGTCAATAAGGGGGATTGATAATCCAAGAGGAATAGCATTTTCTTTTGATAAAAGCCTATATGTTGCTTGTAGCTCTTCTATTATGAAGCTTGTAAATAATGAATTTGTTCCATTTATTAAAGGCTTGTCACATCCTATGGATATTGTTTTTACAAGCTCATCCATCTTTGTTTCAGAAGGAGGAGAAAATAGGGTTTTAAAATTTTCTTTAGGTGGAATTTTTGAAAGTGAATGGAGGGCTTCTGGAAAATCTTTAGAAAGGCTTAACCTTCCCTATGATGTTGCTTTGGGTAAGGAGAATATGTACATTGCAGACACAGGAAATAATAGGGTGCTTTGCCTTGACTCCTTTCTTAAGCCAAAGCGTGTTTGGGATGTTCCCTCTCCTATTGCAATCTTTGTTGATTCTTATGAAAATATTTATTGTGTAAGTTCAAGGGAAAATGTGGTTATAAAATTTGACAACCTAGGAAATGAGATGTTGAGATTGGAAAACCTTATCTCCCCAAGGGATTTGCTTGTAGATGATAAGGAAGAAATCCTTATTCTTACATCTTCTGATGTCTTAAGGTTTTCTTCTCTTGGCTCCTTGCTTGGAACACTTTGCACAGGTCTTAAAGACCCATCTTGCATTACAAGGGATAATTTTGGATTTATCCTTGTCTCTGATGGTAATACAATAAAAAGGTTTTCGCAATCTGGCATATTGATAAAGACAATAGAAAATTTGCAATCTCCATCTGGGATTGCAATTGACGAAGATGACAATATCTATGTAGCAGAGAGGGAGAAAAATTGCATTTTAAAGCTTGATTTCTATGGAAAAATTATTGATGTAATAAATAATCCAAAATTTTTATATCCCTATGGATTAACCCTTGATAATGATGGAGGCCTTTACATTGCTGATTGTGGAAACCATAGAATAGTGGTTTTTGGAAAAAAGAGATTTTTTGAGGCTATAAAAGAGAAGGAAGTGGTTAAATCCAGGTCTAATCTAGCTGACCTTATTGTTTCCAAAATAGAGGTTTTAGAACCAAATCTTGGGATATGGACAAACATAAAGGCAACAATAAAGAACGAAGGGGATGTTAAGGCAGATTTTATTAGCGTAGGTTTCTTTTGTAATTCTTCTAAAATTGGATTTGGAAAGATAATAAAAACCTTAAATCCAGGAGAAACAATAATAATAAACACAATCTGGCTTCCAGAAGAAATCGGCACACAAACAATAAAGGTTGTTGTGAACCAAGAAGACAAGACAAAAGAAGAAAACAAAGAAAATAACATAAAGGAAATAGGGGTATTTGTTTATTGAATTTAATTTTATTGACTTACTTTACTTTTTTTATTAAAATTTTGTTATGATAAAAAAGGGTTATCTAATTTAAGTGAAAATCACAATTGATAATAGAGAAATAGAGGTCTCTCCCAATATAACCATCCTTGAGGCGGCAAAGCAAGCTAATATAAAAATTCCAACCCTTTGTTATGATAAAAGGCTTTCGTCCTTTGGTGCCTGTAGAATTTGTATTGTTGAGCTTGAAGGAGGAAGGGAAAGATTTACAACATCTTGCACAACACCTGTAGCTGATGGAATGAAAATAAGGACAACCTCACCTGAGATAATAAAGGCAAGAAAAACAATTCTTGAGCTTATTTTAGTAAATCATCCCCTTGATTGCCCTGTCTGTGATAAGGCGGGTGAATGCGAGCTTCAAAACCTTGTCTATGAATATGGGGTTTCCTCTAATAGGTTTTTGAGGTTTAGAGAGGATACAAAATTAAGAAAAGATTATGAAAGCCCCCTTATTGAGAGGGATATGAATAGGTGTATTTTGTGTGGAAAGTGCGTTAGGGTCTGCGATGAGCTTGAAAATAAGGGGGAAATCTCATTTGCAAACAGGGGACAAAGGACTTTGATAACCACAGATTTTGAAAGGCCCTTGGATTGTGATTTTTGTGGTATGTGCATTGATATCTGCCCTGTGGGAGCACTTTCTTCAAAGCTTTTTAAATACAAAGCAAGGGTATGGGAGCTTGAAAACAAAGAGATAATTTGTCCATTTTGCAATGTTGGATGCAGGCTTATAACAAGAAGCAAAGATGAAAAAATTCTAACAGTAGAGGGAGGAAATGGTATAAATGAAACCTCTATGTGTGTAAAGGGGCATTTTGGCTGGGATTATGTTTATTCAGAAAAAAGAATTACCAGCCCCCTTATTAAAAAAGATGGAAGGCTTAAGGAAGCAAGTTGGAATGAAGCGCTAAATTTAATTACAGAGAAATTTCAAGGCTTAAAGGGAAAAATTGCTTGCGTTGTTTCTTCCAGACTTACAAATGAAGAGCTTTATTTGGCAAAAGAATTTACCTATCGCTGTTTAGAAAGCAAAAATATTTTTTGTCTGGATGAGAGCTTTTCTGGTTTTGCTAGCCTTTCATCCTCTTTAGGATATATTCCATCTCAATCCCCTTCTTCTATTAAAGATTCTGATTGCATCCTTCTTGTTGGCGATGTTTCAGAAAGCAACCCTGTGCTAAATACCTTTATAAATTATGCTGTAAAAAACAAAGAGGCAAACCTTATTTCTATAAGCCCAATAGAGACAAAGACAACAAGGATAGCAACCCATAAAATACTTACAAGCCCTGGAAAGGAGGAAGAGACCCTCTTTAAAATGGCAAGGGTAATTATTGATGAAAATATTTGTAATTGGGATTTTATCCATCAGAAAACAGAGGGTTTTGATTATTTAAGAGAGACCCTTTCAAAATACGAGCCAGATGATAAAATAAAAGAAGCAACTATTGCTTTTGCTAAAGCAAAAAGCCCTATAATTATTGCAAATTTTTCTGATATTATCAAATCTTGTTGTAATCTTTTGCTTCTTTTGGGAATGCCAAATAATATAATTATCTGCGGAGACAGGACAAATTCAAGGGGTGCTTATGAAATAATAAAAAATTCTCCTTGTGATTTGAGGTCTTTAGAAATAAAAGGCTTATTTCTTATTGGAGAGATGGTTTCCAATGATATTATTAAAGAAAAAGAATTTGTTGTAGTATCCCATTTATTTATGA carries:
- a CDS encoding ATPase domain-containing protein; its protein translation is MREINLKDKILGLEGLDIILKNKPLEYGIDPNQGYNILVKGLPGTGKTTFGLALLDELSKKNNKKAEVLTMLEKGYQIFEICRIFGFFEMHKRLEDREIKDRLVVTEGDHRRFADLDFMLGKEAIRYLMIDGISAVKYRPLKEQMTFHGKIEEILDELKKRGAFTIIVSEEPRETEDRFFEYIVDGIIHLSVEGRERYLEISKLRWKDYYLGKHSLRLQSVERFPENYGVSIFPSIRCYFPESRKIKKASKIPSGICGFDRLVGEGFLPGEIILLMGEPGSGKTTFGMQFLKQKSGGKSLCISLEYTLEEIKQIYDSFKDEGLKEFIQGEDENYLFVYFNPSDSDFLLDEFSSKIISIVKTHNISRVLIDSVSSLKNRFTNIGEYASYISSLIRVLKNLNVTSILIWEMSSYFPSLASLETYNSEEVDTIIALRHYDFNNAISRGLVVLKSLGKEQNVALQNMYITPNKGLYLEEKGWAKIGLLSGQPESISEAKLFFKFFYQSKSHHEVEEGVFEEFKGRYPKETFTKVLKTNPSPTHWSFKGYYGAGHSNTKVISARKYVMDMLRKNGTLTPLPEDIYNKYRERFESTLLRKDKDYKESCMVPYYADVGVLVYQKVFLLALTEGITIENAKKEMEDKGKVVQYPKNWDEVKALKEKFLGRKDEFRQGGIYYLLIIPNTVADTRQFMTFFLELLLAHGGKMGPFETVYCTDLDECRNVLIENIQSPKFAETLEFMKDLVGDGRAVPNPNIGGNYHYSILSRRWYGKMELFEKDKRELEKKGKKLDFSIAPLPEIKSEIGSFSCLDLYFLGIIKGALAPETGWMFINELLEFYVDIGQCEQRRGLPIVKKEVYGSDLLKTSLRLDYSVINSILFPDDGKRKITTFRTSDIPYYYYIERLLAPIIKNIFVEGSSSEKIQEDIVKELNNKFVESYLSSI
- a CDS encoding molybdopterin-dependent oxidoreductase, which encodes MKITIDNREIEVSPNITILEAAKQANIKIPTLCYDKRLSSFGACRICIVELEGGRERFTTSCTTPVADGMKIRTTSPEIIKARKTILELILVNHPLDCPVCDKAGECELQNLVYEYGVSSNRFLRFREDTKLRKDYESPLIERDMNRCILCGKCVRVCDELENKGEISFANRGQRTLITTDFERPLDCDFCGMCIDICPVGALSSKLFKYKARVWELENKEIICPFCNVGCRLITRSKDEKILTVEGGNGINETSMCVKGHFGWDYVYSEKRITSPLIKKDGRLKEASWNEALNLITEKFQGLKGKIACVVSSRLTNEELYLAKEFTYRCLESKNIFCLDESFSGFASLSSSLGYIPSQSPSSIKDSDCILLVGDVSESNPVLNTFINYAVKNKEANLISISPIETKTTRIATHKILTSPGKEEETLFKMARVIIDENICNWDFIHQKTEGFDYLRETLSKYEPDDKIKEATIAFAKAKSPIIIANFSDIIKSCCNLLLLLGMPNNIIICGDRTNSRGAYEIIKNSPCDLRSLEIKGLFLIGEMVSNDIIKEKEFVVVSHLFMRDEIMEVDVILPSSSSLEKDGTYTSLFGITQKTERVCFLPSVKSSLEILQLLSLKMGCEIGIREEEGRKEFEKGKFFIKEPIKESEGLGFDIIISYNHFHSGYTSHYSKTLMELSPFPILKMNKNDIQRLNINQRAKIMLEKPIVMKVEEDRNVREGMAVIMEHPDITHLFPKRVFKAMISL
- a CDS encoding retroviral-like aspartic protease family protein, with the protein product MKYNYLPIPLYPDSPLAPILEIEVCDPLQKKKERGICLLDTGADMTVIPNRIIVALELNPATTVRCTDYKGEEKERGVYIVRIFLGNFELFCGFCTETREDIGLIGRDILNQWVALFDGPKQEFSLKQ
- a CDS encoding CARDB domain-containing protein; protein product: MKKIIPLLFSIFMFPDIDWNFQVPSGLSIDKADRIYVASSGSCRIKRYASDGRLSLEFGERGEDDGYLDGPMDVAVNSKGDIYVADTWNNRISVFSPDGTFKMNIGGLGEGKGRFKYPNSIAIDKDDYLYVVDSGNAVIQKFSSNGRFIMEFGKKEGLKWPCGIAIDEDLYISDTGNNRIMRFSQDGGFIESIRGIDNPRGIAFSFDKSLYVACSSSIMKLVNNEFVPFIKGLSHPMDIVFTSSSIFVSEGGENRVLKFSLGGIFESEWRASGKSLERLNLPYDVALGKENMYIADTGNNRVLCLDSFLKPKRVWDVPSPIAIFVDSYENIYCVSSRENVVIKFDNLGNEMLRLENLISPRDLLVDDKEEILILTSSDVLRFSSLGSLLGTLCTGLKDPSCITRDNFGFILVSDGNTIKRFSQSGILIKTIENLQSPSGIAIDEDDNIYVAEREKNCILKLDFYGKIIDVINNPKFLYPYGLTLDNDGGLYIADCGNHRIVVFGKKRFFEAIKEKEVVKSRSNLADLIVSKIEVLEPNLGIWTNIKATIKNEGDVKADFISVGFFCNSSKIGFGKIIKTLNPGETIIINTIWLPEEIGTQTIKVVVNQEDKTKEENKENNIKEIGVFVY